CAACGTGACCGAGCACCTTCGGACGACCCGGGCGGAGATCGACCAGTTCGTTCGGGGCCGCGGCGAGATCGGGGACTATCTGGCCGACCTCTTCGCCGGTTACTACCGCGACCACTTCGCCCGGTCGAAGGCACTGTGGGATCTGGGTCCCGTCGCGTGGCTGGTCAACCCTGCCTGGCTGCCGACGATGGCGATCCACAGTCCCATCCTGACCGCAGATGGAACCTGGAGTCATGACGCCGCTCGACACCTGATCGGTGAGGTCCGCTCCGTCGACCGCGACGCGGTCTTCGGCGACCTGTTCACCAAGCTGGATCTGATAGGGAGGCACTCGCCGGCCACGCCGTCGTAGCAGGATAGTGCCTCGACCGTGACGAACCGCGGCATTCTCATCAGGCGCCAGGGAACGCCGCCCGCTGCCGCGAAGCCGGCAGCAGGCGAGGGTCAACGCTGTCGCCGCCGAAGCCGTCTCGATGAGACGGCGTCTTGGTCCCATCCTCGTGGGAACCCGTTAGCCCAGCACGCCAACCTGTTCGGCGAGGGCGCGCAGCTCGGCGGGGAGGATGGGGTGCTGGCGCTGCAGCAGGTAGCGGAGCAGCTCGCGAGCCAGCGGCTGGTAGCGGACCTCCTCCGGCGCCAGCCGCCCGGCCTGCAGCAGGCTGGCCGCGGCCGCGGCATCCCTCCCGGTCTGTGTGTGGGCTCGGGCCACGTCGATGGCGTGCCGCGCGCGCCGTGCCAGCGATGGGAGCGGGGCGGGGTCGACCGCCCGCGCGCGTTCCAGGGCGATGGTGCCGTCGCCGAGTTCGACCGCCACCGTCACCGCCTGGATCGCCACGGCCGTCGGCCCAAACAGGGTCCAAAGGTCGTTCCGGTCGGCGCCGAGCCGGCGCGCCACCGCCGCCGCTCTCCCCAACAGCTCGCCCACGCCCGCGCGGTCGTCCTGCACGGCGGCGGCGATCGCGGCGTCGAGCAGCAGGGCACCGAGTAGCGACAGGCGCTCGGGCGCGTCGGCATCGTCGGCGGTGACGCGATCGGCTGCGGCCAGCGCAACGTCGGTGGCCTCGCGAGGACGCCCGGAGCCGAGCAGCACGCCGGTCAGGTGCCAGACGCCCGCGGTCGTGAGCAGCGGGTCGTCAGCGTGCTCAGCGGCGGCGATGGCGCGCTCGGTGGCAACCCAGGCGAGATCGGTC
This window of the Actinomycetes bacterium genome carries:
- a CDS encoding helix-turn-helix transcriptional regulator, whose protein sequence is MQIGERIAYYRHRRGLSQAELAGHLGRTPAWLATLEGGARPVDRWATLIKIAAVLQVHVRDLVGQPFLLELAADGRRGGTRAVRDALLRSRVTAGSLDTPDRGQPRELPHLRARVALAWRLWQAARYVELGAALPVLLEDVRLATDRSAGDDRRAASGLLAESYQITADLLTRLGETDLAWVATERAIAAAEHADDPLLTTAGVWHLTGVLLGSGRPREATDVALAAADRVTADDADAPERLSLLGALLLDAAIAAAVQDDRAGVGELLGRAAAVARRLGADRNDLWTLFGPTAVAIQAVTVAVELGDGTIALERARAVDPAPLPSLARRARHAIDVARAHTQTGRDAAAAASLLQAGRLAPEEVRYQPLARELLRYLLQRQHPILPAELRALAEQVGVLG